A genomic stretch from Candidatus Methylomirabilota bacterium includes:
- a CDS encoding ABC transporter ATP-binding protein, producing MEALRGVDLAIRPGEVVAMLGPNGAGKTTSISLMLGLRQPTAGEARLFGLPPTDRRARSRCGVMLQESGTTAVLTVAEIVDLFRAYYPAPLPVERAIAMAGLTEQAGARVGTLSGGQRQRLYFALAICGDPEILFLDEPTVGMDVEARRAFVASIQTLAAAGKTIVFTSHYLREAEELAGRIVVIDRGTVIADASPRELKARVPGKKITVVAGRPLARADLDGLPASVMSLDGDRASLLSNEPAAVLRELFRRGVDVVDLEVSGADLEEAFLALTRRPEVAG from the coding sequence GTGGAGGCGCTGCGCGGCGTCGACCTCGCCATTCGCCCCGGCGAGGTGGTGGCGATGCTGGGGCCCAACGGGGCGGGCAAGACCACGTCGATCAGCCTGATGCTCGGACTGCGGCAGCCCACCGCGGGGGAGGCGCGGCTGTTCGGGCTGCCGCCCACCGACCGGCGCGCGCGGAGCCGCTGCGGGGTGATGCTGCAGGAGTCGGGCACCACCGCGGTGCTGACCGTGGCCGAGATCGTCGATCTCTTCCGCGCCTACTATCCGGCGCCGCTGCCCGTCGAGCGGGCCATCGCGATGGCCGGGCTCACCGAGCAGGCGGGCGCGCGGGTGGGCACGCTGTCGGGCGGGCAGCGCCAGCGGCTCTACTTCGCGCTCGCGATCTGCGGCGACCCCGAGATCCTCTTCCTCGACGAGCCCACCGTGGGCATGGACGTGGAGGCCCGCCGCGCGTTCGTGGCGAGCATCCAGACCCTGGCCGCCGCCGGCAAGACCATCGTGTTCACCAGCCACTACCTGCGCGAGGCCGAGGAGCTGGCCGGGCGCATCGTGGTGATCGACCGGGGCACCGTCATCGCCGACGCGAGCCCGCGGGAGCTGAAGGCGCGCGTGCCCGGCAAGAAGATCACGGTGGTCGCGGGCCGTCCGCTCGCCCGCGCCGACCTCGACGGCCTGCCTGCCAGCGTGATGAGCCTCGACGGCGACCGCGCGAGCCTGCTGAGCAACGAGCCGGCCGCGGTGCTGCGCGAGTTGTTCCGTCGCGGAGTGGACGTGGTGGATCTGGAG